Proteins from a single region of Argiope bruennichi chromosome 6, qqArgBrue1.1, whole genome shotgun sequence:
- the LOC129972546 gene encoding transmembrane protein 203-like: MIVTLRNLLRWLGLTLIELLLNLVALTVFSVLTTFKLENYISISWWSTFVPLFICDGLNAYLCVIVFIRQYLEGLYKAAALRSSWSFIQLLLVFLFKLLLCLKLEGQKNLRYIEAASPLITLLILIIIRSCQLN; this comes from the coding sequence ATGATCGTAACCCTACGGAATTTGCTAAGGTGGCTTGGTTTAACTTTGATCGAATTGCTTTTGAATCTAGTTGCACTGACTGTTTTTTCTGTATTGACAACCTTCAAGCTTGAGAACTACATCTCTATATCCTGGTGGTCTACGTTTGTGCCTTTATTCATTTGTGACGGACTGAACGCCTACTTGTGTGTTATCGTCTTCATACGCCAATATCTGGAAGGACTGTACAAAGCTGCTGCTCTCAGATCATCGTGGAGTTTTATTCAACTTCTCTTAGTATTTCTTTTCAAGCTCCTATTGTGTTTGAAGTTAGAAGGTCAAAAGAATTTGAGATACATCGAAGCTGCATCTCCCTTGATTACTTTGTTGATATTGATAATCATTAGATCTTGCCAGTTGAATTAA
- the LOC129972545 gene encoding protein slowmo-like encodes MKIWTSEHTFQHPWETVTQAAWRKYPNPMNPAVEAIDIVDRKVSNGVLQTHRLISSKWGLPSWASTLLGADKTCYASEHSEVNPRKKIMTLLTKNITFCNEVSVVEKLTYSPHPSKVDCTLLKQEAVVTIKNVPLSSYIEDYLTKMISSNANKGRQAMEWVIGKINNEVQELTQKTVKGMDEFTVTAKKGISVVEDLTTSAKKGMNEFNHFAEETLPNLHFEK; translated from the coding sequence ATGAAAATTTGGACATCTGAACATACATTCCAGCATCCGTGGGAAACTGTAACCCAGGCAGCATGGCGAAAGTATCCCAATCCAATGAATCCAGCTGTAGAAGCTATTGACATTGTTGACCGCAAAGTCTCCAATGGTGTGCTGCAGACACATAGGCTCATCAGCTCCAAGTGGGGTCTTCCCAGCTGGGCTTCAACATTGTTAGGAGCTGATAAAACATGTTATGCCAGTGAACATTCCGAAGTGAATCCACGAAAAAAGATAATGACCTTGCTGACAAAAAACATAACTTTCTGTAATGAAGTGTCTGTTGTGGAAAAGCTCACTTACAGTCCCCACCCTTCCAAAGTGGACTGCACTCTTCTCAAGCAAGAGGCAGTTGTCACCATCAAGAATGTGCCTTTAAGCAGCTATATTGAGGATTATTTGACAAAAATGATTTCGTCAAATGCCAACAAAGGTCGTCAGGCAATGGAATGGGTTATAGGAAAGATTAATAATGAAGTTCAGGAATTAACGCAGAAAACTGTGAAAGGAATGGATGAATTTACTGTGACTGCCAAAAAAGGTATCTCTGTTGTCGAAGATTTGACAACATCAGCAAAGAAGGGAATGAACGAATTTAATCATTTTGCAGAGGAGACTTTACCAAATCTTCATTttgagaaatga